One Desulfobulbus oligotrophicus DNA segment encodes these proteins:
- a CDS encoding metal ABC transporter substrate-binding protein, producing the protein MKYTATVLCFVGILFLLLSPVVTQSAEKRLTVLTTTFPLYQFTRNITRGVAGVTVELMIPAQTGCPHDYFLTPQDMRKLSRADVLVVNGLGLEDFLSGPIQKAGPGLRVIDSSAGIEEVISYKETDFDASDKHDHHPEGREQQFEQHALNHTLNPHLFASPRMAALLVNNIGRAMARLDSSHAAQYAANTRQYGRQLGELDRAFADLGKRLKNNRIVTQHGVFDYLARDMGLQVVAVVQAHAGQQPSAAEILHITRIIKNRHAGAVFTEPQYPEAVGAAIARETALPVARLDPVASGPQQAPLDYYEQVMQQNYLTLEQTLGSN; encoded by the coding sequence ATGAAATATACTGCAACTGTACTGTGTTTTGTCGGGATTCTGTTCCTGCTGCTGTCGCCTGTTGTGACACAATCTGCGGAAAAGCGACTGACTGTCCTGACAACGACGTTTCCCCTGTATCAGTTCACACGCAATATCACCAGGGGTGTTGCCGGCGTTACGGTCGAATTGATGATTCCAGCCCAGACCGGATGTCCCCATGACTATTTTTTAACTCCCCAGGATATGCGTAAGTTGAGCCGGGCTGATGTACTGGTTGTCAACGGTCTCGGCCTGGAAGACTTTCTCAGCGGGCCGATACAAAAGGCCGGTCCCGGATTGAGGGTGATCGACAGTTCCGCGGGAATAGAGGAGGTCATATCCTATAAAGAGACGGATTTTGATGCTTCCGACAAGCATGACCACCATCCCGAAGGCAGAGAGCAGCAGTTTGAGCAACATGCGCTCAATCATACTCTTAATCCACATCTTTTTGCCAGTCCCCGAATGGCTGCCCTTCTGGTCAATAACATCGGCCGGGCCATGGCTCGCCTTGATTCCTCTCATGCTGCTCAATATGCTGCCAACACCAGACAGTACGGCCGGCAGCTCGGTGAGCTGGACCGGGCCTTTGCTGACCTGGGAAAACGACTGAAGAACAACCGGATTGTCACCCAGCACGGTGTTTTTGATTATCTTGCCCGGGACATGGGGCTGCAGGTCGTGGCGGTTGTTCAGGCGCATGCCGGTCAGCAGCCGTCAGCAGCCGAAATACTGCATATCACCCGGATCATAAAAAATCGTCATGCTGGTGCGGTCTTCACGGAACCCCAGTATCCGGAGGCCGTCGGGGCAGCCATTGCCAGGGAGACAGCTCTTCCCGTTGCCCGGCTGGACCCTGTGGCAAGCGGTCCCCAGCAGGCACCACTGGACTATTACGAGCAGGTTATGCAGCAGAACTATCTTACTCTGGAGCAGACTCTTGGCAGCAACTGA
- a CDS encoding metal ABC transporter ATP-binding protein produces the protein MAATEDLLIAPSVEAAVRFEGVTVERGGVLILDQVSATVPKGSCTAIIGPNGSGKTTLLLALLGEIDYQGHIIVRCNESTPRIGYVPQRLHFDRGMPLTVSEFLAMGFQKHPLWFGVAGVFRQQARERLAQVKAEHVLDRQIGALSGGELQRVLLALALQQEPDLLVLDEPSAGVDFQGELVFCEVLDDLRRQKGFTLLMVSHDLATVTHHATHVICLNRRVAAEGPPRHTLTNENLTAIFGMHMGLVNSRSMPDDRAQCSAPCCQEHVDA, from the coding sequence TTGGCAGCAACTGAAGATCTCCTGATTGCTCCTTCTGTTGAGGCTGCGGTCCGGTTTGAAGGGGTCACCGTTGAACGTGGTGGTGTTCTGATACTGGACCAGGTGAGTGCTACTGTCCCGAAAGGGAGTTGTACGGCGATCATCGGTCCAAACGGCTCCGGTAAAACCACCCTGCTGCTCGCACTGCTGGGAGAAATTGATTATCAGGGGCACATTATCGTCAGGTGCAACGAATCTACACCTCGAATCGGTTACGTTCCCCAGCGGTTACATTTTGATCGGGGCATGCCGTTGACGGTCAGCGAATTTCTGGCCATGGGGTTTCAGAAGCATCCGCTTTGGTTTGGTGTTGCCGGTGTTTTTCGACAGCAGGCCCGGGAAAGGTTGGCCCAGGTCAAGGCTGAGCATGTACTGGATCGCCAGATTGGTGCGCTCTCCGGTGGTGAGTTGCAACGTGTGCTTCTGGCTTTGGCGCTCCAGCAGGAACCTGATCTGCTGGTTCTTGACGAACCCTCCGCAGGAGTCGATTTTCAGGGTGAGCTGGTTTTTTGTGAAGTGCTTGATGACCTGCGCCGACAAAAAGGATTTACTCTGCTGATGGTGAGTCATGACCTGGCGACCGTTACCCACCATGCAACCCATGTGATCTGTCTGAATCGCAGGGTCGCGGCGGAAGGTCCACCGCGGCACACGCTGACCAATGAAAATCTTACCGCAATTTTCGGGATGCACATGGGACTGGTAAATTCCCGCTCCATGCCTGATGACCGGGCGCAATGTTCCGCACCCTGCTGTCAGGAGCATGTTGATGCCTGA
- a CDS encoding metal ABC transporter permease, giving the protein MPDLTALYGVLALLFPCEAMQARFMQQALLGLLLLTPMTAVMGILVVNFRMSFFADAISHSAFAGVALGLIFSLNPDWTMPVFGLMVGLGIMCMQRHSTLSSDTVIGVFFSAVVAFGLAIVSRDSSLARDLQRFLYGDILTISDLQLCALFGLFVVVLCFQVISYNHLLYIGLNPTLAQAHRVRVAIHQYLFTGLLALIVMFAVQAVGVLLVTALLIVPAAAARNFARSAGGMFWWSQLISLSSAIAGLLISAQDWARTATGATIILFACLWFICSLGVSSLRKTQRF; this is encoded by the coding sequence ATGCCTGATTTAACCGCACTGTATGGTGTGCTGGCCCTGCTCTTTCCCTGTGAGGCCATGCAGGCGCGGTTCATGCAGCAGGCTTTGCTGGGCCTGTTGCTGTTAACACCGATGACAGCGGTCATGGGTATTCTTGTGGTTAACTTTCGCATGTCCTTTTTTGCGGATGCCATCAGCCACTCGGCTTTTGCCGGTGTTGCCCTGGGCCTGATCTTCTCGCTGAATCCTGATTGGACCATGCCTGTTTTCGGCCTGATGGTCGGGTTGGGCATTATGTGTATGCAGCGGCACTCCACCTTATCTTCGGACACGGTCATCGGGGTGTTTTTTTCCGCTGTGGTTGCCTTTGGTCTGGCCATTGTCAGTCGCGACAGCTCCCTGGCCCGTGACCTGCAAAGGTTTCTGTACGGTGATATTCTGACCATCAGTGATCTGCAGCTCTGCGCTCTTTTCGGCCTGTTCGTTGTTGTGCTATGTTTTCAGGTGATCAGTTATAATCACCTGCTTTATATCGGACTGAATCCCACCCTGGCCCAGGCCCACCGTGTTCGTGTTGCGATCCATCAGTATCTTTTCACCGGTCTGCTGGCACTGATCGTCATGTTTGCCGTCCAGGCGGTCGGCGTTTTGCTGGTAACCGCTCTTCTGATTGTGCCGGCAGCCGCAGCCCGCAACTTTGCCCGGTCGGCGGGTGGGATGTTCTGGTGGTCACAGCTCATCAGCCTCAGTTCGGCGATTGCAGGTCTTCTTATCTCTGCACAGGACTGGGCGCGTACCGCTACCGGGGCTACGATCATCTTGTTTGCCTGTCTTTGGTTTATCTGCAGTCTTGGAGTCAGCTCTCTTCGAAAAACCCAACGGTTTTGA